Within the Cydia strobilella chromosome 25, ilCydStro3.1, whole genome shotgun sequence genome, the region GGGCGTCACGTACGGGGGTACGTATGGTACGGGGGTATTTAAGTTAatgtctcacaatagtttaaattcgaagtaATAGTTACATTAGTTACTGatttttaaaagcgtttttcaataaaaagacacatcaAGATTTACTTTTTtactaatgctaaaaaacgagGTATTAAATGAATAAGTAGAACAATATGGTACCTGTACGAGATTTGATTTAATACTTCTTATACTGAAATGTAGTGGTATAATTTATTTGACAATAAGCATTCGTTTGTGGGCCATTCTATTTGAAGTTCTATACTACACTTTTTTTCaaacattttcaattttatgttatttctactctcAATAACGACTTTcgataggagaaaaaaagtgtcccaaaatatccttacatttttatttccttCCATAACGTTGTCTACGGAACGGAcacctgttcgcgcttgcgccacctagcggtaatatctgtcgtaataacgcgttttgttagagagtgaatgtTCTGTACCTAGTATTAATTATTCTGTTAGTGGGAAGGATAAAGCCCATTTTAAAGAGATTTTTTAACGTTCTACTTATATGGTTCAAGTTCATGTAACAGCATTCAGATAACACGTTTGGGTAATGTAGTAGgacagccggcctagccaaggtgacaatcgctatcgcgtcgataacgaaacgctttgtgtctctctatcactcttccatattagtgcgacagtgacagttgcgtttcgatcgctaaggagcgttagcgattggcgtatTGGCTACGGGGCCAGGTAAGAAAATTCGGAGGTAACGAAAAGCTGTTGATAATTCATACTGTAGCACAATTAGCTACAAAGACGTCTGTTTGCCTGAATAGAAGTTTGTAAGCAGGGACATAAGATATCTGCATGTGTCCTTACCacaagtttgacactgacatattcgctagcgactgcgtaaaccaACTAACAATGCATCTCCCTcgtatcacagaataagtattatcatacagaacggccacgcaccgccccgccccgatttgaatgacctcgccccgcgacagcagattgacggccgtttgccggccgctcagtactgtttttaagcaacttactcacactatgacgcatgagacgtgtacagacgtgccgttcacacatagaaacgcaagtgttttttgatgtatagcgtgtccgccctgtgataaTGCTGTGATGCTGCAAACAGTTGACGTAGTCGCTAGCGTTTAAGGCCGCGTAACTCATGGTGAGGGTACTGAACACTTGAACAGCTAATTAACTGTATCTATACCTTTTGGCCATCGTCGTCGCTTTTACACGACAATGAGTACATATTAAATTGCGAAAAACTTGACTATTGCGTACGTAGCAGGTATTAAGAATTCCACATTTATACCAAAAGCTGCcttattacttttatatacacggtggcaaaaaaataagtgcattcccgttgccagggaggtttttggatatatactgagccacttttactatgggactaagcccgaaatcacgaaaaaaaatttggctgtttcatacactttggctggtccattttctatggcaaggttaatttttttttcgcgattacgtggttggtcccatagtgaaagttgctcagtataatcccaaaacttccctggcaacgggaatacacttatttaatagccatcctgtataaaaaTTGCTATAAGAACAAAACTATTAGATTAGGAAGCtattaaattaagtatattacattaattacatttactatatcgccgctatacttactcaacctcgtatctgcaacactcatttgatgacaaaaacacccgtattccgaatgtaagaaaagcgacatttccaccaaatgattgttgcagatatgaggttgagtaagtattgcgacgatatattaaaattatctgTTAACACACCTAAAACTcgcatcccaggtagcaaagtgacgtcagcgacgtcataatgacgttatTATgaagtcataatgacgtcgctgacgtcataatgacgtctaaatgctacctgggattcTAATCGTACATTTTATTAGAATCTTGTATCGTTATAGAACTTTttcacatttatattataatattaaggcGGTGGATTTCACGTGTCTATTTCGACACAGTACTGTGAGAAAGTActataatgtttattatttaataataattctacTAAATTACAGTTTAACCATTACCCCTATAGGCGCGTAAACTACTgcaaaatgtggtattttctatagaaagggacctttgtcgatggcgcttacgccattataaacgatgctccgatataaatacaatgccgcgcgacgctgtccggcgtaagcgccatcgacaataaggtcccttttcattgaaaatgccccaaatattgAAACCGCAGTTTTGAACGCtgaaatagatggcgctgtatcgCCCTAGACATTATGCGACAGCATAGAGAATTAAGTAAGGATATAgtctaactccatacatcagttttcttttCTTATCAAAACGCgggttatttcgtagtcgataTAGTCTAGTCgattatcagtaccgctacttgacaccagaTGTCACGAGTGTCGGTACTGACGAAAAAGGTAttgctaaaacaatttacaaactaatattaaaagcaagagttgaaaatagagttttggttaatccggttataatgttagctgaaaattgttgagcattagacttttcgttcgtcgcgacatctattgtcaaatagcagtactgataaattcgctacttgacgctagatgtcgactacgaaaataacccgcgttttggtaagaaaactgatgtatagaGTTTGCACTCTATCCGCAATTATTTCTCTATGGCGgtaggtatagtctgcatcttctcaaatgatttttgagtctaagaccctaatctgttaaacaaaagccattgtttcttttgcgcgagcggtcggccattgtgtgccattgttagACACAATGgaacgcgccgtagcacgctcTCAGTTTTAGTTATCTGTATAATCAAACGTTGTTACCTCATGATGAGATTACGACTATTAATATTTCGCAATCATTTACGCGTCTAGACATTCAGTTAAATACCGAATTGAACAGAGTAGGTATAATAAGGTGTATTAGGGTGATTCCCAAAATCGGGTAATCccgaaaattattaaaaaattactaattattcCGTTGTAATAAGAGTCCCTTTTCGGAATACCAAAATACaccttaatattttaattttaacattatatttgcttaaataaaaatatttgtcaaaTTAAATGAATTTTGTGAATTACAATACGCTTCGttactttttaaatatgtaacaaaTCAGTTACTAATTTATTCCATGTTTATAAGGAGTTAGATTAATCGAATAAATCGTCAGATCAGGggtccgtttctcaaaagcttgtagcttgtaatacaagtggaagtccctttctaacaaaagctgtcaaaaagtgacatccgcttgtattacaagctacaaacttttgagaaacgggcccctgatggcgactgtacacttgTAAAGTTTTTTGTGATAGGGCCCAGCCAGGTGACTATCAAAGCTCACTGACTACGAACACATGTTCAGAGCAATAGTGAACAGTAAGTAATACAACAATTGATTTTTGTTCACTATTATTTGCCGTTACTGACTTTTGGTTCTCATCTaactaaatatcaaaataaataactgtTTGATTCATAATGATTTTTGgtattattgtaatatttttaaatgcaaaaattATTCACAAAACTCATTATATCTGATATTTAGCGACAAAACAAATTTATGTACTTGACGTATAGTCAGAAATAACAAAAATGGCCGAGCATGTAAACTATAGAAAATATCCCCCAGTCTAATAAAAATGGATCAAAAACTGTaattgatgtcatatattaaagaaaaagtgacgaagccctccagtctttttctttaatatatgacatcaattacagtttttaatttatatatagtagtgtgactacttaaaaaacacaaaccaaaatatttaataaaataatttgatttcaaAAATGGATCACTTTTAAATATTGTCTCAAAATGACCAAATTAactcagaaattatttatttcttaaaaaaaaaatctatgataCTTAAAATTTGGGTTAGTTTACATTGTCGACCATTTCTTTAAGAATATTCGATTAAAGAAAAAGGGTAAGAATAAGTACGGCGACTTTGACAGCCCAACTACAAGGCTGAACAGGCGACGTCTActttagctgtcaaattcgagGCACGAttctttcatttattttacCCTCGTAACGCCCAATGTGCATCACAATGTACaccgtttcaatctaatttgaaccttttaaatactaaataaagtagaatttcttttgtttcattgttttctaaaaaggttcaaatttaaagggaaactttgtatggtgggtaCATTACGAGGCTACTATTAATTAATAACTGAGATTTACTAAGCCCGACCTGAAGGGTTCTTTACGCTTTTCCTAAGTAGTTAGTATAGAATTGGCCCACCTTATAATAACAATATCTAGGTTTTTCCCAGATTTCGGCCCGGGCTCGCTGGCACCTTGTGGATCCTGTAAGAAAAGGAAACATTATACGAATGAAACAGAACTTACTCAGGGGTCCCCCGTCCCATATGTTGAAAAAGAGTAGAACTTACTCAGGGGTCCCCCGTCCCATATGTTGAAAAAGAGTAGAACTTACTCAGGGGTCCCCCGTCCCATATGTTGAAAAAGAGATGAACTTACTCAGGGGTCCCCCGTCCCATATGTTGAAAAAGAGATGAACTTACTCAGGGGTCCCCCGTCCCATATGTTGAAAAAGAGATGAACTTACTCAGGGGTCCCCCGTCCCATATGTTGAAAAAGAGATGAACTTACTCAGGGGTCCCCCGTCCCATATGTTGAAAAAGAGATGAACTTACTCAGGGGTCCCCCGTCCCATATGTTGAAAAAGAGATGAACTTACTCAGGGGTCCCCCGTCCCATATGTTGAAAAAGAGATGAACTTACTCAGAGGTCCCCCGTCCCATATGTTGAAAAAGAGATGAACTTACTCAGGGGTCCCCCGTCCCATATGTTGAAAAAGAGATGAACTTACTCAGGGGTCCCCCGTCCCATATGTTGAAAAAGAGATGAACTTACTCAGGGGTCCCCCGTCCCATATGTTGAAAAAGAGATGAACTTACTCAGGGGTCCCCCGTCCCATATGTTGAAAAAGAGATGAACTTACTCAGGGGTCCCCCGTCCCATATGTTGAAAAAGAGATGAACTTACTCAGGGGTCCCCCGTCCCATATGTTGAAAAAGAGATGAACTTACTCAGGGGTCCCCCGTCCCATATGTTGAAAAAGAGATGAACTTACTCAGAGGTCCCCCGTCCCATATGTTGAAAAAGAGATGAACTTACTCAGGGGTCCCCCGTCCCATATGTTGAAAAAGAGATGAACTTACTCAGGGGTCCCCCGTCCCATATGTTGAAAAAGAGATGAACTTACTCAGGGGTCCCCCGTCCCATATGTTGAAAAAGAGATGAACTTACTCAGGGGTCCCATTGACCCCGTCCCGTATGTAGaaggcggcggcgcgccggcgcggcggcgcggggcCGCGGCCGAGCGACCACGAGGGGACGTCGTTCAGGACCGAGTGGATGGCTGACGATTGGGCGTCGGTGAAACTGCCTAGGAAgctgaaagtttaaaaaagttttataatgagaatattttattttacagaatTTATCGATCCGAGCGGTCAGgtgcccgtttatcaaaagcttgtagcttgtaatacaagtggaagtccctttctaacaaaagctgtcaaaaagggacttccacttgtattacaagttacaagcttttgaaaaacgggccccaggggcctattgcataataaaatacaagctaataattagtaattttacatacaaaaaggtgtatttttttatagacaccgcaggtccaacgccaacagagcaacatagacctacgtgcatgtgcataaagttcaatttcagttttgacagctgtgtttgacacggcgtcgagaagGTCAAACGTTGGTTTggtattttacataatattcatttggcagaattttctaatattattgataaataaattctgcaaagtaatattatgcgataAGCAGTATGCGAAAGATAATTCTGCCCAATtctaagtaataatattatgcaaaatgaaattctgcaaagtaatattatgcgataAGCAatatgcgaaaggtaattctgccaatTCTAAGTAATAATATCATGCAAAACGAAATTCTGCAAAGTTATATTATGCGATAAgcagtatgcgaaaggtaattctgccaattctaagtaataatattatgcaaaaagaaattctgcaaagtaatattatgcaatAAGCAGTATGCTAtataattctgccaaatgacatttctgccaagtaactgaagtaacattatgcaatacaaaaatatgtcaaaaaactttctgcaacaccaTAGGGAACCAGGTATATGCCATAAAATATGCTCAGaagctagaaaaaaaatataaagtattttacatcatttttctCGTAAGTTTACATACTGTgcatcacaaaaataaaaatacatggaATTAAAAGGGTCAAAAGATATGTGCAACTAACCGCATCTCCTTATAAGTCTCCGTCTCAGCAAACTCCAAAAAAAATTCCAACATCTTATCAGCGGCCGTCACCGGAATATCACCCTTACTGTCCCCTACTACTTTAGGATCCCTCTCCTTCTCTATCACACAATCCGTCTCAAACTTATTACTCAATTTCGGTTCATCGTCTTTCTTAATACTCTTTTTAATGCTTTTAAGAAAAGGGTTTTCGTCGTCTTCCATATCACCGTTGACTTTGTCATTTGTGTCATGGGTGACATTTTCGTCGTTAGTGACATTTTTGTCACTGTCTGTGTCGTCTTTGGATAAAAAGTCTTCGGGGGTGACGAGGTAGACATCTTCGGGGGCTTCTTTGTAGACACCTAGTTGGCTGAAAAGAAttgtaatattatggtaccgCATTTTTTGTTTAACCACCTAAGGCCACAAAAAAATAgagggatattactgcaatgttctgccaccagagtgcagcagtagcgtgtttagtaaaccatagagtaacttatacatactgtgcctttaacagttttttgacaagttttcagagataataaaatatgacattgctgcatcaaggcggtttccCGGTATGGGCGGTTGCACAATGTAGATGTACTATTTAAATGAGTTAGAAAGCATTTTTGAAATTCAACTCCTTAAAATGGTTTAAGTTTTTTTAcgacgtgtgtgtgtgtgtataattAAAGTAGTTACCGGTTATCTCCTTGAGCACACTCCAGCAAGTATTTATTATGCTTGTGTATGTCCCTGGCCAGTTCGTATTGGGCGGTGGATGTGAGGGCGTGTAGGACTTCGTCGTTGATCACCGAGTGCACTATGTTGGTGATGTAGCGCCGCTCGTGCTGGCGGAGCGACGTGTCGAAGAGGAGCTCCgtctgaaatattataaaaactgtATCTGTGTGTCTGCCTACTCGTAGATGGTCGGATGACTTTAAAAGGATAGGCGGAGTGGACTGGACCAGGAAAGCAAGAGACCGCGATACCTGGAGGCCTATGTCGGAGGACAAGCTGAAGTTGTCGATGGGaattaaaaaatagtaaatagtaatatatatatataattgtagagaaaaataaggtatatttttaagtagattgttacaaaacttcagaaatacaggctatttttattttatttatttatttatttatctgtgTGTCTGTATTTTTGTCTGTGCTCACGAAAAAAAAGTTCTTGCCAGGGGCGCCTTGCTCGGCGCCTTTTTGCCCGCGGAACATGTTGGTCTTACCTCCGTATCATCCTGCACTAACTCCAGTATATGCATCAGTATGTTGGTCTGGAAGGCGTCGCGCATGGTTGGGTTCTTTTTGCCGAGGGGCGCCTTGCTCGGCGCCTTCGCCTTCTTGCCCTCGGGACATGTTGGTCTTACCTCGGTATCATCCTGCACAAACTCCAGTATATGCATCAGTACGTTGGTCCGGAAGGCGTCGCGCATGGTTTGGTTCTTCTTGCCCGGGGGCGCCTTGCTCGGAGCCTTCGTCTTCTTGCCCGAGCGCGCCCCGGGGCCCGGGGATGGACGGAAtgcctgtttaaaaaaaaaataaggacgttccatcggtttgccgttgtcacatttcgcaagaaataacgggaaagatcatgcgcgccaagtgtcaattttgatcgaattttgtcgatttttatttattttaaaaacttgaccttacaatatcgaaattcgaaagctatcaaattactatttaagtgaagattgttttttcttctttttttgtttatagtatcacataataaataaccagttaaaggttactttgggaattaattgtatcgagcgaagtgtcataattcgtgtatcggaagctataggtatgttattaaagataatatagtcaagaactacatatattttttccacgtctacgaatatcaacccctcttagaaaaacatgatcatataaggagatttttcgccttctgtctcagggaaccgcctgaattaattaaatatttgtcactcttcgaaggccgcaaaaatatgtgacacgttCTTATGGCTCTACATATAAGATCGTGAAGGTATTTTTGCGGCCTTGGTTGTgtattgtgtaacatattattgcttgTGACTGTACATTTTTGTGAGTTGGGCTTTAGCTGGGTAACTTAACACGCTCGCGGACGGTTAGTGATgtcatgtgtcataggccaaaggaaacaaaaaccggacaagtgcgaatcgtactcgcccaccgagggttccgtactttttagtatgtgttgttattgccgcaataacaacaaatactaaaaagtacggaaccctcggtgcgcgagtccgactcgcacttggccggtttcttt harbors:
- the LOC134752830 gene encoding uncharacterized protein LOC134752830, translated to MENCWEPSPHSSQDYYPHYNLFQSSIFYDTDNFRVPCLLEDSVASESSENEERSAEPPDKPPEAPPKAKRVIAKQELYRDPDLFGKDDGHLNTNGPIEPPNLPLPQPWGYDWTKQSWVKEGAPVADILKDERCTPENQPAAPRVNNSKAESMMHKMGWQGGALGRTGDGITEPITPKTIHAFRPSPGPGARSGKKTKAPSKAPPGKKNQTMRDAFRTNVLMHILEFVQDDTETELLFDTSLRQHERRYITNIVHSVINDEVLHALTSTAQYELARDIHKHNKYLLECAQGDNRQLGVYKEAPEDVYLVTPEDFLSKDDTDSDKNVTNDENVTHDTNDKVNGDMEDDENPFLKSIKKSIKKDDEPKLSNKFETDCVIEKERDPKVVGDSKGDIPVTAADKMLEFFLEFAETETYKEMRFLGSFTDAQSSAIHSVLNDVPSWSLGRGPAPPRRRAAAFYIRDGVNGTPEIHKVPASPGRNLGKT